From Lathamus discolor isolate bLatDis1 chromosome 15, bLatDis1.hap1, whole genome shotgun sequence, a single genomic window includes:
- the INPP5E gene encoding phosphatidylinositol polyphosphate 5-phosphatase type IV produces MSTPNGFPQHSGACVTRSTEGGAVQDLHAKRAGKAAKKDAGGNGALTFEVTASAGTALNENLKLLPDELKANMKMKPLTPRPPQKPRLERAASLDEKSWRRWRRFRTSQESLTDPNETSSSNGSLQEASLSPPARGRAGPCHRCCHQNSLHSSPGASEASAVGKSRGSTSDLGKRASELSSAFGGLLRGKAFAGSKPRLSQVMPARPLPPLELSVASPSLRTANRIDSDCLDYRQYSQHKFGRVSSSLSDTRLHGNGMVYDNCSTDSMKSTFSLLTPIRSKDVRSRSYLEGSLLASGALLGAEELSRYFPDRNVGIFVATWNMQGQKELPLNLDDFLLPTDPDYAQDMYVIGVQEGCPDRREWEIRLQETLGPHYVMLYSAAHGVLYMSVFIRRDLIWFCSEVEYATVTTRIVSQIKTKGALGISFTFFGTSFLFITSHFTSGDSKVNERKLDYNKTIQSLTLPKNVPDTNPYRSSSSDVTTRFDEVFWFGDFNFRLNKDRETVDSILNQNPETDVSRLLAYDQLTSEMSRGSIFKGFQEADIRFRPSYKFDIGKDSYDTTSKQRTPSYTDRVVFRSRYRDDIHAVKYSSCPVIKTSDHRPVFALFRVKVRPGRDNIPLAAGQFDRELYLIGIKRRITRELQKRKEQKDQKSSSICSIS; encoded by the exons ATGAGTACTCCAAATGGATTTCCGCAGCACTCAGGGGCATGTGTCACTCGGAGCACGGAGGGTGGAGCAGTGCAGGACCTACACgctaaaagagcaggaaaagcagcaaagaaggaTGCTGGTGGCAATGGGGCGCTTACCTTTGAAGTTACTGCAAGTGCAGGCActgctttaaatgaaaacttaaaGCTTCTACCCGATGAACTCAAAGCCAACATGAAAATGAAGCCACTCACCCCAAGGCCTCCTCAGAAGCCCCGGCTGGAGCGTGCTGCGTCTCTGGATGAGAAGagctggaggaggtggaggcGGTTTCGAACGAGCCAGGAGAGTCTGACAGACCCCAACGAAACGAGCTCCTCCAACGGCTCCCTGCAGGAAGCGTCCCTCAGCCCTCCCGCCCGGGGCAGGGCCGGCCCCTGCCACCGGTGCTGCCACCAGAACTCCTTGCACAGTTCACCGGGTGCCTCGGAAGCCAGTGCCGTGGGGAAGAGCCGAGGGAGCACCTCCGACCTGGGGAAACGAGCCTCTGAGCTCTCCAGTGCCTTTGGGGGGCTTCTGCGGGGGAAGGCGTTCGCAGGCAGCAAGCCCCGGCTGTCCCAGGTAATGCCGGCGCGACCTCTGCCGCCCCTGGAGCTCAGCGTGGCCTCTCCCTCGCTGAGGACAGCAAACAGGATTGACTCGGATTGCCTGGATTACCGACAGTATTCTCAGCACAAGTTTGGGAGGGTGAGCAGCAGCTTGAGCGATACCAGGCTGCATGGCAACGGCATGGTCTATGATAATTGCTCCACGGACTCCATGAAGTCTACGTTCAGCCTGCTCACTCCCATCCGCTCCAAGGATGTCCGCAGCAG AAGCTATTTGGAAGGCAGCCTTCTGGCAAGTGGTGCCTTACTGGGAGCAGAAGAACTTAGCAGGTATTTCCCTGATCGCAATGTTGGAATCTTTGTGGCCACCTGGAACATGCAGGGTCAGAAG gAACTTCCATTGAATCTGGATGACTTTTTATTACCAACAGACCCCGACTATGCCCAGGACATGTATGTCATTGGGGTTCAAGAAGGCTGTCCAGACAG AAGAGAGTGGGAGATCCGCCTGCAGGAGACACTGGGCCCCCACTACGTCATGCTCTACTCAGCTGCGCATGGGGTGCTGTACATGTCGGTCTTCATTCGGAGGGACCTGATCTGGTTCTGCTCAG aaGTGGAGTATGCCACGGTGACAACTCGAATCGTATCTCAGATCAAAACCAAAGGAGCTCTGGGAATCTCCTTCACCTTTTTTGGGACCTCCTTTCTCTTCATCACCTCACACTTCACAT CGGGGGACAGCAAGGTGAATGAGAGGAAACTGGACTACAATAAAACCATTCAGAGCCTTACACTTCCCAAGAACGTTCCAGACACAAACCCATATCGATCCAGTTCTA GTGATGTCACAACGCGGTTTGATGAAGTCTTCTGGTTTGGTGACTTCAACTTCCGACTAAATAAGGATCGGGAGACTGTGGATTCTATCCTGAACCAGAACCCTGAAACAGACGTGTCCAGGCTCCTGGCATATGACCAGCTCACCAGTGAAATGAGCAGAG gGTCTATTTTCAAAGGATTCCAAGAGGCTGACATTCGTTTCCGCCCTTCTTACAAGTTTGACATAGGAAAGGACAGCTACGACACCACTTCCAAACAAAGGACTCCTTCCTACACG GACCGAGTTGTGTTCCGCAGTCGGTACAGGGATGACATCCACGCTGTCAAGTACTCGTCGTGTCCTGTGATCAAAACTTCAGACCATCGTCCTGTATTTGCCTTGTTTCGTGTGAAAGTGCGGCCTGGCAGGGACAA CATTCCACTGGCTGCGGGGCAGTTCGACAGAGAACTCTATTTAATCGGCATAAAGAGACGGATTACGAGGGAACTTCAGAAACGGAAAGAGCAAAAGGACCAAAAATCCAGCAGCATATGTAGCATTTCCTGA